The genomic segment TTTTCTAACTGTTACCAGTCGAATTAATAACTTTGTTTGCTGGTATTTCAAATTTAAGTCGGTAGTTGATTTTACACAGCTCACAATATGATCTGTCGATTATAATTATCATGAAGAAGTACGTAAATAACAATTAACTATAATTTAATATACTATCCatctcaaaattttcaatttttgtatTAGCTTTTCAACCTTCAACCATACGTTTTGGATTGATGATGAGTCAATAGACAATAATTCAAGCCTATCAATTAATTTAAGATAAGACAAAAAAAGTACACTATGAgatcctaaaaaaaaaaataaatcctataaaaatatttttcctacaattaaaacaatatagatagtataaattcaaaaaaaatatctttattttgcGAATTACTGCtttaaagtttaataatttTACGAATTAAAGtcttaatgttattttttagaATTGTAGCCACCAAATTATAAAAGTTTACAGGTTCAAGTCAAAAACACAGAATTCCGACCACTTAAACTTAAATTCCGACCACAAAAATAATCGGAATTCTGTGTTTTGGCCTAAACCTACAAACTTGTATATTTTGGTgactataattcgcaaaaaaataaacattaagactataattcgcaaaaatattaaactttaaaactaaaaatcctTATTGGTTTGTTAAGCTGGACACCTTTCAGCATCAATAAACTTGTAGATAAAGATTTATTTGTTTCGATTGAATGAAATCTAGTGCgttatattctaattaaatattttatttaattttacataattattagtatactattttaatcttaaatatctttaattattatatttggttaaaaattattgaaaattaatgttacATTGATAtgaattaatcaaaaaatatcttatttaactatattttaacttataaattaagaataaaaatataaattaaaaatatcagaaaataatgcaaaaaaacATATAGACTTTAATACGAATGAGAGGGAGTATTATTGAAATGGTGATAATATTAACACGTTTTACAACCCTTTGTATTTATACTTATGTAGTTGTTTTCAGAAATAGTAAGACCGCAAATATAATATCTcctctaatattttttttcttgccTTCTTTTATTATTTGAGTCCAAACCAAAAGATACAATTAAATTGAATTGAGGGCAATATTACATTCGTATATAcagaagaaaataaaaacaattaatgaCAGTGAATCTTCACCAATCAATGGCTCTTACGTAAACGAATaggattttcattttaatttgtcaacttataataattttttgttggtAATGGTcacaaacttttttttaaccCCATTTACGTTGGGTCTTTGATATTTTAAAGATCCTGaaccaaaatataaattatgggCCCCCAAAATCTAAAATTACATTTTGGTATTTGTAAATTTGTTTATAAATACTTTAattagtaaaattatttttttatcaatatattaaaatattgctaaattttataattacatgGAACCAACAACtattaatcataaattcaaatagtcattccttttaagtttaaagtttaaaccactATATATTAtcacttattattttattttatttttatttctctgcattttatttatctttacttatttatttatttattaacgaTCAAGTTTGGGTGATAACATACACGCTTGTGGAGTTAGCTTCGGCTTTACCCAATCTTATTCTTTGCAGGAACTACTCATGATCTTTCTCGAGTTGAAGGTGTcattggccgcgctctcctttatgtatatgagttgtcgccgtccttTCCTTCCCAGACCCTGCTCATAGTTTTATGGGCGGGATACACTtggtaagatgatgatgatgacaagcttatatacaaatttattaaccaatttatataattatcttgtaaaaaatagattgaatgtgaatacaTTAAATTTTAGTACTCTCCCTATCCATTTAATTTTACTACACAATACACAAAAAGccatcattttaattttaaccatatagcaaaaatataaaGCCCTGTATAAATCGGGGCACTGAGCGGTAGCTCATACTGCTCCCTCTAATAGCCGGCCCTGCATCCACAAACATATATTATATcttaatcaaaatcattaaattatattatccacttattttttatattattcaatTACCAATCTAATTTCTCCTTCTATGAATAATTTCTCCTTCTATTAGTGGCATGACTTCAAACGTGCGCTTGCACTAAATTCGTCTATTTTCTTTTGTCAATTGATGTTGGACCATATTTCTAAACAATACTTACCATTTCCCTTTAGTTGagtgattaataataataataataataataataataataataataacaataatataaataaaattaataataacttaaaaaaacgAAAAAGAAATATACCCAGTCGCAGATAAAAACCACGAGCCAACCGCGGTTCTTCCTGCGActgggtatatatatatatatatatatatatatatatatatatatatatatatatatatatatatatatatatatatatatatatatatatatatatatatatatatatatatatatatatatatatatatatatatatatatatatatatatatatatatatatatatatatatatatatatatatatatatatatatatatatatatatatatatatatatatatatatatatatatatatatatatatatatatatttcgcttttttataaaattattattaaatttatttatattattatttttattattactattattattgttgttattatgattattattattattattattatcattattattattaatattattattattattattattattattattattattattattgttattattattgttttttgtttaaattattaataaaaaattaaaaattaattaacaactaaattttaattaatatattattattatataaaaaataattaaatattcaaataaattatttaaattaaaactaattattataataacattagcataatataataatatattattacaacatttattaaataaaaataacttaaaaaataaattaattaaacaaaataaattttataattcgaaattcaaaaaaacaattaaaaaaaataggtaGTCACGCGAGCCAAccgcacttaataacactattataactttaaaaacattaaatttaaacaagaatataaaaaaagttaataataataataataataataataataataataataataattattattattattattattattattattattattattataataataataataacaacaataacaataataataataacaataataatataaatgaaattaataataatttttaaaaaaaagaaaaaaaatatatccagTCGCAGGAAAACTGCGGTCCAGCCATGATTTTCCTACGACtgggttattttttttttcgttttttataaattattattgatttcatttatattattattattattattatcattattattattattattattattattattattgttgttgttattatttttattaattattttgttttccttaaaaaaacgtatttttttttatttatttttctgtcCATTCACTATTTCATACCACCAAGGCACCAACCACCAACTGTGCAACACGGCTTTATTATATTGACTTTTTGAACATGTGTTTTACGTGGTGATGTGGATATCAatctataaattttattaaaaaaatgaattttataaggCGTAAAACATGCCCATTTGTAACaagtttattatatataattcactttattatatataataagtttcaattatcaaacttagaaatacaatcgattattagtgtaatagagtaatgtatattctaatagcttatactccctctaattaaaaaataaatgtctcatttggaatttgcataaattctcctctagtaatatattctaaatttctaataggttaattacaagcctaaaaagaaatcgagataattactctgaattggagagactattagtttatacTTTAGAGTACTCAATAAGACAATAACGCTAATAAGTCTAAGTACGTAACTAATAGCCTAcgagatagtttagattattcttgttcattcaaacaaatcgagtttcgattattgagttttaatattcaaccaattatcaaaagtagcaacatgatgcattattaaataaaagtctcatatatatatatatatatatatatatatatatatatatatatatatatatatatatatatatatatatatatgtaaactaattgaaataaattgatctgccataaaatgagcatacatcaattaaaaacacgactattaacttatttcgatattgacccgatcgatagttgtccgtaaccgataactacttgaaaaataaagctcgaacccgatctgtacccgaaaaaccgaaccaattagtaatcgatgacaacccgagaccgattgacactcgacacgaacttcaaccgacaccgaactgatgctaacccgatagcttgaataatcgatctccaaccgaaccgtcactaaccgactcgacccgcgTGTGACCCGGTGTAACACACaaccgaaaaataaccgattcgaaatgcaaccgaaccaaataacacccgtccgaaaccgacccgatcaaccgaatgaacacctctaactaTTTCATACCACCAAGGCCCCAACCACCAACTGTGCAACACGGCTTTATTATATTGACTTTTTGAACATGTGTTTTACGTGGTGATGTGGATATCAatctataaatttaattaaaaaaataaattttataaggcGTAAAACATGCCCATTTGTAACAAGAAGGCACTTCGATAATACCTTAATGATAGACTGTATTGCCACCATTCTCTAATACTCTATCcgctattttttttcattttatgctttttttactttattagagaaaaaaataaattatatttttagagtatatattaaagataaaatatatccatgtgagattttatttgatttgtcttgatgcaatatttttgaatatataatttttagaaatttttgtgatatgtatttagaaatatttagacttaaaatttgctttgaaatgcGTTCAAAATGTAAAGTAAAATTCGAGTTCGAGTTGAAGGaggtaaaaaaatttcaaactttattcGGAGCAAAACCGCAGTATGCATAATTCAATCCGACTACGATCCATTGAGATCGCCCTAATTGCCACCATTCTCAACAATAATGCGAATGAGCTACCAAATAAGACAAAGCATCTCCATCACAAGTAGATTTGATTCTTACTATaatgttaagaaaattaatgtaattttggtaagattatctcttgacaagtttaatgctcatgtttttttttcttcaacaatcttatttttgttacaaaattcattttaatgcatTTCTATTTAAAAATATGGTATTAGGTGGATGAAAAATTAGGAACAAAAAAACTCTTTTTATGGTCAAACGTTCATGACCGTGGAAATAGcatgatatatattataaaaatttacactgcAAATCATTTCTGTTATCACCAATTAGAACCGATAATCAACGGGTCAATAGTACTAGTACTCTAAGAAAAGCACTATAAATAGTTTGGAAATGTGGAAGTAGAAAACTATCactcaaacaaaaattcaaacactAAAACAATCtataaaggagaaaaaaaatatggCAGGATTACCGTTGATAATTTGCCTAAGATCAGATAGCAACAACAAATATATGAgatatcaaaatgaaaatgttcAACAACATGGTCTTCTTCAATTTGCAGCAGATAAGGTAACTGATCCTTTAGCTCAATTTGAAGTCGAGCCTTCCATGACTAGTAATGACCTTGTTCATATCAAATCTCGCTTCACTAACAGATACTTGGTTAGGTATATTTTCTCATCTTATCTTATTTAACTACTAAAACATTATTCTACCGGCCTGTTTGGTtattggtactaaatggtggtaatgaaaacaatttgttataaattttaattatatttatcatattattctcatggtaatgaactttaatcataaaaatgttttttttttcataattttccattAAAATGGTAATGTGTTAGAACGAATTTCGTAAAACAAAATGAAATCGTAGAGGAAGAATAAACATaaccattaaacttgtcaagagatattccAACCAAACTACACTAACTTTTTATTGTCATtctcaccatttaataccaactACTAAATGTGGCCGTGCATTTTTCTTATTATCCCTCAACTAGGGATGGCAAACGGGTAACCATATCGTCCACCCTAGCTAGTTGGAGCGGGTGGAtaagttatatactctaacataccCAGCCCTTTAAACGAGAGCGCTTTGGACTAAAAGTGTGGATGTAGCACAAATCATTCTCATACTTGTGACTTCTTGTCACACTGATCGAACTCTAATactatgtcaagaaaccaacgcCACCAATAATTTAATCTGTTGGTTGAAGCCTCAACATATATTACAATATTGTTCTATTGTATGAATTATCATGTATATAATTGTTGTAGGTGGTCTCCCAATCATTATTGGATTTCAGCCTCAGCTGTTCAACCATGTGAAAAGCAAGAGCTTTGGTGTTGTACATTATTCAAACCCGTTTACACAGATGATAAAACAAAGATCCGACTACTTCATGTACAACTTAATCTTTTTGCTACCAACACCACTATACAAAATACAACCTTCGACTCATATTTATTTGCAAATCAATCCAAAGAAGTCAATAATATTAACTCTACAGATGTTTTTACCGTCATAGATTGGGAATCACTCTTTAATTTTCCCAAAAATGTCACATTTAAAGGAGACAATGGGTTATATTTAGGTGCAACTACATCTAATAACCTTCCATGTCTACAATTTGCGTATGAAAATGTTAATGATCCTAAGGTTGCGCACGAGTTGTTTGTCAATCTCCCTGATGGTACGGTCAGCATGAAATCCAAATATACGAACAAGTTTTGGAGACGTTCTACGGATGATTGGATATTAACTGATGGAAATGATCCTCGCGAAACTCAAGATGCTGCGGGTTATTTTAGGCCAAATATTCATGATGTGAATGTGGTTTCGTTCCTCAATATGTCGAAAACTTGGTATATTAAGAGATACACTACTGGTACGTTTTTAAATTGCCTGAATGCGGCTACTCCAGATGTTGATGACACTGCGTTTATAGAGATTATTGACTTGGAATCTAAGTCCAACAATTGATCAATTACTACTATGTTTTATGTACTCTTTTTCTGTGCTTTGTTGTCTTTGGtttctttaataaaataaagaataaaagttTGTATGGTTGTGAGAAAATCGGTTCTTGTAATAGTTGGAGTCTTGAAGAGTACGATGTACGTACTAATTTTAAGGTGTTATCTGTGATAAAAACATCATTGTGTTATTTGTTgcattatattaataatatgatgtTTTTGAGTAGTTTATCATAGTCGATCTTTTCTTACATACTTTAATTGTGTCTATACTTGTTAATGATTTTATGTTCATCTGTGATTCTTATTATAATGAAccttttttgagctttttttaaTAGAGATATGATCTTCGGAtaaaactaatttataaaataagtttctcgcaaaatcaatatttttaatagcgattttaaatttatataggTTGAAAAGGTGAACTTCTGGGACTGCTAAAAATGTTGTCAAAGACAACAATGACAAAAATTTGATTTGATAAATTTGACATTGACCAAAGCCTATAAAATTGACAAACTTCAAAACCTTTAAACAATCAAACTaacatcaacaatcaaaaagatcatgaaATCTGAAGCTACAAAATTAGCAACATATTATTAGgctaaatataattatatagtgCAGGAAATGAGATCAGTGAAATCAATaactacaaaatcaaaatgaaacaAACTATAATAAGGTAGATTTTATTTGTAAATCCTTTTTTATTAATAGGTTAAAATCATAACAGatttatttgaataataatacACCTAATGCATACATTTATCCAACAAGAAGAGGACATTATCAACATATGTACGCAAAAATCGAGTCTTATCTGagttaaaagattaatatattgCTTTTTAGGAAAGCTATAAATTTAGTTTTCACATAATCTTTTCTTTTCTCTGCCTATACTGTAATAAAAAACGACACGTATGAAACATTCACAATTTCACATGATTAGCGTGTGGAGCAATGATACtgctacatatatacataaatattttttatatataaatcaaCCCatggataaaattaattattcatttcaTACATGAAATTTAAGTTTAATAGCAATAAtttaaagaagaagaagatgaaggtaGAAGAACAAATAGTGGAAGCATTGataaagaaagatgaagaaaatgaaaaatggtTGAAGGATGTAACTTTTGATCTCATCTTTAGTATATTCGTTGCtgtttcttgttctttcttttccGGATTTGCTGTAAGTGTCTTCTTTTTTGTTATATGTTTCTAACATAATCATGTTTTTTATACTTCAATACTTAATTGGTTGGATGAGTAACATACAATGCTTAGTAGAGAATCAGGTCTTATTTCACTTCAAATAAAAAGTTTGAGTTCGATTCATCTAATTTATCCCTTCTTTAAGTCTACTCTGTACAACTTTGATATTTCATTGGCCCAACCATCAAATGACTCTCATCTAGCGTGTAGTTGGGAGATTGAATGTACGCAATATTActcttattaatgataaaactaacaaaaatgttattttagattgacccttgatagcaAATATCATGTCCAACTTCACATGagtaataatacatgtaatttAATAACTCATTTTACTTTGGTCCGTTATAATCTGAAATtagaaaattctaaaaataatgGACATACCTCAACCTATTTTTTCGTTTCTTTTCAAACGTTCCATTTGgtttttggacactatttattattcactcttaatattttattcttaatctataagttaaaacataatcaattgagattgtttgattcgtcccaacataagatttattaatatttaatttttataatttttaattatatacaattagagatattaagagtagtattaatatattgaTAAATGTGCATAAACCAAATGgacctttaaaaaa from the Amaranthus tricolor cultivar Red isolate AtriRed21 chromosome 12, ASM2621246v1, whole genome shotgun sequence genome contains:
- the LOC130828141 gene encoding uncharacterized protein LOC130828141, encoding MAGLPLIICLRSDSNNKYMRYQNENVQQHGLLQFAADKVTDPLAQFEVEPSMTSNDLVHIKSRFTNRYLVRWSPNHYWISASAVQPCEKQELWCCTLFKPVYTDDKTKIRLLHVQLNLFATNTTIQNTTFDSYLFANQSKEVNNINSTDVFTVIDWESLFNFPKNVTFKGDNGLYLGATTSNNLPCLQFAYENVNDPKVAHELFVNLPDGTVSMKSKYTNKFWRRSTDDWILTDGNDPRETQDAAGYFRPNIHDVNVVSFLNMSKTWYIKRYTTGTFLNCLNAATPDVDDTAFIEIIDLESKSNN